From a single Cinclus cinclus chromosome 16, bCinCin1.1, whole genome shotgun sequence genomic region:
- the LOC134050686 gene encoding LOW QUALITY PROTEIN: cytochrome P450 2K1-like (The sequence of the model RefSeq protein was modified relative to this genomic sequence to represent the inferred CDS: deleted 1 base in 1 codon) produces the protein MLIPSPGLDMAVQSFLQYVGSSSLLCLAAGLFALLYFLSSSKKSVCNLPPGPRPLPLIGNLNVVDLKKPFQSLTELSKIYGSVFTVHFGPRKVVVLAGYETIKDALLNHAEEFGERAEIPIFRKMTQGNGIAFSHGELWRTMRRFTLSTLRDFGMGKRTLEIRILEEVNSLIKYFESYHGKPFDTKMILNNAVSNVICSILFGERFEYDDPVFLTLLKLINQNTKLLGSPMVQLYNFYPSLGFLSGASKTVLQNISELNAFLQKLFQEHQEELNENDLTGFVDAFLVKQKQESKKPHTAFSNGNLMFSTLDLFAAGTETTSTTVRWGLLLMMKYPEIQRKIQEEMNHVIEPGELPKLEDRKKMPYTEAVIHEIQRFANIVPMGVSRSTPSDVNFRGYVIPKGTEIIPLLTSALNDELHWKTPNQFNPSHFLDDNGNFIRREAFIPFSIGRRACLGEGLAKMELFLFFSGLLRKFVFHPPPGVDKSDLDLTADVGFTLTPMPHLVCAVPCE, from the exons ATGCTCATACCCTCACCTGGC TTGGACATGGCTGTGCAGAGTTTCCTGCAGTACGTGGGCTCCAGCTCGCTGCTCTGTTTGGCAGCAGGGCTGTTTGCTCTCCTTTACTTTCTCTCCAGCTCCAAGAAGTCAGTTTGCAATTTGCCCCCTGGACCACGACCTCTTCCTCTGATTGGAAACCTGAACGTGGTGGACCTGAAAAAGCCGTTCCAGTCGCTGACAGAG CTCTCCAAGATATATGGCAGTGTCTTCACGGTGCATTTTGGACCCAGGAAGGTCGTGGTACTGGCTGGATATGAAACCATCAAAGATGCCCTTTTAAATCATGCTGAAGAGTTTGGAGAGAGGGCAGAAATACCCATATTTAGGAAAATGACACAAGGAAATG GCATAGCATTCAGCCATGGAGAGCTGTGGAGAACTATGAGAAGATTTACCTTGTCCACACTGCGAGATTTTGGAATGGGAAAGAGAACCCTTGAGATCCGAATCCTGGAGGAAGTAAATTCCCTTATCAAATATTTTGAATCCTATCATG GGAAACCATTTGATACGAAAATGATACTCAACAATGCTGTATCAAATGTCATCTGCTCTATATTATTTGGAGAGAGGTTTGAATATGATGATCCAGTATTTCTAACTTTGCTGAAGCTGATAAATCAAAATACTAAGCTGTTGGGCTCTCCTATGGTGCAG TTATATAACTTCTACCCATCCCTTGGATTTCTGTCTGGAGCTTCCAAGACCGTGCTACAAAACATCAGTGAATTGAATGCTTTTCTCCAGAAGCTCTTCCAGGAACACCAAGAGGAGCTTAATGAAAATGACTTAACAGGCTTTGTTGATGCCTTTCTGGTGAAGCAAAAACAG GAGTCAAAGAAACCACACACTGCATTCAGCAATGGGAACCTGATGTTTTCAACCCTGGACCTCTTTGCTGCTGGGACAGAGACTACATCCACAACTGTGCGCTGGGGGCTGCTTCTGATGATGAAATACCCAGAAATTCAGA GAAAGATTCAGGAAGAAATGAACCATGTCATCGAACCAGGAGAGCTGCCTAAGTTGGAGGACCGGAAAAAAATGCCTTATACAGAAGCAGTAATACATGAAATACAAAGGTTTGCCAATATTGTCCCCATGGGTGTATCACGATCGACTCCCAGCGATGTGAATTTCCGAGGCTATGTGATTCCTAAG GGTACTGAGATTATTCCACTGCTGACCTCTGCTCTGAATGATGAGTTACACTGGAAAACCCCGAATCAGTTCAACCCTTCCCATTTCCTAGATGACAATGGGAACTTCATTAGGAGAGAAGCATTTATTCCATTCTCCATAG GACGAAGGGCTTGCCTTGGTGAAGGACTGGCCAAGATGGAgctgttcctcttcttttctGGCTTGCTCCGCAAAtttgttttccatcctcctccaGGAGTGGATAAGTCAGACCTGGATCTCACTGCTGATGTCGGCTTTACCTTGACTCCCATGCCTCACCTGGTTTGTGCTGTGCCCTGTGAATGA
- the LOC134050587 gene encoding cytochrome c oxidase assembly protein COX19, which yields MSTAMNFSSKSFTPRPPDKGAFPLDHFGECSAFKERFMECLRRSGYESAACRQSAMAYLECRMDRQLMANEPLEKLGFKDLINEKSEEKPEKS from the exons ATGTCCACCGCCATGAACTTCAGCAGCAAGAGCTTCACGCCGCGGCCGCCGGACAAGGGCGCGTTCCCGCTGGATCACTTCG GGGAGTGCAGCGCCTTCAAGGAGCGGTTCATGGAGTGTCTCCGCCGCAGCGGCTACGAGAGCGCGGCCTGCCGGCAGAGCGCCATGGCCTATCTGGAGTGCCGCATGGACAG GCAACTTATGGCTAATGAACCACTGGAAAAATTGGGATTTAAAGACCTGATAAATgagaaatcagaagaaaaacctgaaaagtCATGA